From Streptomyces sp. SAI-135:
CTCCTGCGCCGGTCCGGTCTGTCCGCGAAGGCCGCCGTCGGGCATCTGCTCGGTCTGCAGGCCCAGAACGTCAAGCCGCCGTACTACGCGCTCGCCGCCCGCCTCGACGGTTTCACCCCCGAGGCGCTGTCGCAGCTGATGGCCGACCGGGAGGTCGTCCGGATCGTCACCATGCGCTCGACCATCCACACCCACACCGCCGAGGACTGCCTCACCCTGCGGCCCCTCGTGCAGCCCGCCCGGGACCGCGAACTCACCACCTTGCGCAAGGGACTTCAGGGCGTCGACCTCGACCGCCTCACCGCCCTCGCCCGGGAGCTCGTCGAGGCCGAGCCGCGCACCATGAAGGAGCTGCGCGAGGCCCTCCTGACCGAGTGGCCGGACGCCGACCCGCAGGCCCTCGCCATCGCCGCCCGCTGCCGGCTCCCCCTCGTCCAGGTCACCCCCCGCGGGCTGTGGGGCAGGAGCGGCCAGGTCGCGCTCACCACGGCCGAGCACTGGCTCGGCCGCCCCGCAGAACCCGCCCCCGCCCCCGACGCCACCGTCCTGCGCTACCTCGCCGCCTTCGGGCCCGCCTCCGTCAAGGACATGCAGACCTGGGCCGGGCTCACCCGCCTCCGCGACGCCTTCGAGCGGCTCCGCCCGCAGCTGCTCGTCCTCCGCGACGAGAACGGCGTCGAGCTCTTCGACCTCCCCGACGCGCCCCGCCCCGCCGAGGACACCCCGGCCCCGCCCCGCTTCCTGCCGGAGTTCGACAACCTGCTGCTCTCCCACGCCGACCGCACCCGTGTGGTGCCGAAGGAGTACTGGGGCCGCAGCTGGCAGGGCAACCAGGCCTACCGCACGCTCCTCGTCGACGGTTTCCTCGCGGGTGTCTGGAAGCTCACCGCGGACACCCTCGTGGTCGAGTCCTTCGGC
This genomic window contains:
- a CDS encoding winged helix DNA-binding domain-containing protein; amino-acid sequence: MTKTTTSAPVLGIRALNRATLDRQLLLRRSGLSAKAAVGHLLGLQAQNVKPPYYALAARLDGFTPEALSQLMADREVVRIVTMRSTIHTHTAEDCLTLRPLVQPARDRELTTLRKGLQGVDLDRLTALARELVEAEPRTMKELREALLTEWPDADPQALAIAARCRLPLVQVTPRGLWGRSGQVALTTAEHWLGRPAEPAPAPDATVLRYLAAFGPASVKDMQTWAGLTRLRDAFERLRPQLLVLRDENGVELFDLPDAPRPAEDTPAPPRFLPEFDNLLLSHADRTRVVPKEYWGRSWQGNQAYRTLLVDGFLAGVWKLTADTLVVESFGRLTRAQREEVTAEGERMLATLHPGTPYDIRFGTVVGT